CCAGAACCGCGGCCGTCCGGTCGAGCAGTTCGGCGGCGCGGGCGGCGGGCAGCATCTCCCGCATCGTTCTGATCGCCCCCTCATCGAAGGCCGGCCCGGTTGACGGTGGTGCGGCTTGCGGCCCGTCTCCCGGCATCGAGGACAAGGCGTCCAGTCGCAGCGGCTTGGTCAGCATGCCGTCGGCGCCGCTGCCGGTGCAGCGGGCGCGTCCTTGTGCGGTAGCGCTGGCGGTCAGCATGAGAATGCGCGGGGCGGCGCCGTTCGGCTGCCGGCGGATGGCGCGCACCGCCTCGTCGCCGGGCAGGCCGGGCAGGTCCAGATCCATCAGGATCAGGTCGAAACCGCCCTGCGCAGCCGCCGCGACGGCAGCCGGTCCATCCTCCACCGCCACCACCCGATGGCCGGCACGTTCAAGCAGGGCGCGGGCGGCAAGGCGGGTGACCGTCTCGTCCTCCGCCAGCAGGATCTGCAAGGGCTGTGATTTGCCCGTCCGGTCCGCCGTCATGCCGATCCGCTCTCCCTGGTTGATATGATCGCCCAGTCTACCCGGTTTCGCGCCGTGGCGCACCGGTAAGGACAGGGGAGCGGCGGGATCACACCGTGGGGGAGGCCTGGGTGAACATCGGATCCTCGATCCGGTGCAGGCGCCCGGCGCCGGTCATCGCGGCGCGCAGCAGCAGGGTCTTGCGGCGGGCGGCGGCCAGCTTGGCGACCGGCGCCTCGCGCAGGACCTCCGCGCCATAGGCGTCGGCAACCATCAGCCCGCAATCCTCCGGGATCAGTTCGGTCGGGAACCCGTCGTCGACGGCAAAATAGAAGGCATCGCACCAGTCGCGATACTCCTGCCATTTCTGGTCGGAGCGGAAGTCGGGAACGCCGCTCTTCACCTCGACGATCAGGATGCTGCCGGCCTCGTCGATGGCAAGAACGTCGGCCCGCCGGCCGCTCGCCAGCCGGAATTCGGTCAGGGTCGCATAGCCGCGCAACGCCAGCGCCCGCCGCACGCCACGGAAGATCGGTGGCGCACCCCCGGCCGGGAGGCCGGAGTCGCTGTCGGATACCGGAACGGCAAAATCGTCGCTCATGGCGCGGTGCCACCATCGAAATGGGAACAGGTGGGGAACATGGCCCCACAATGACCGGTCCGCGCGTCGTCGCCAAGGGGCAAAAGTATGGCTGGTCGCGATCAGGCCGCCCCAATCAGGCCACCCGAGTCAGCTTGGCAGAATGACCGGGGGCAGGGGGGCCGGACGGCAGCGGTCGCGCGGCAGGCTGCGCTCGGCGGGGAAGACCAGCACC
The Azospirillum sp. TSA2s DNA segment above includes these coding regions:
- a CDS encoding response regulator gives rise to the protein MTADRTGKSQPLQILLAEDETVTRLAARALLERAGHRVVAVEDGPAAVAAAAQGGFDLILMDLDLPGLPGDEAVRAIRRQPNGAAPRILMLTASATAQGRARCTGSGADGMLTKPLRLDALSSMPGDGPQAAPPSTGPAFDEGAIRTMREMLPAARAAELLDRTAAVLDQHGKALAAALKAGDRTTAGAMAHKIAGVSGQYGCLALRRAARALEAGLERPGTDQAQLAEELAGTLAPAIGFLKRSAAAAQD
- a CDS encoding MmcB family DNA repair protein, yielding MSDDFAVPVSDSDSGLPAGGAPPIFRGVRRALALRGYATLTEFRLASGRRADVLAIDEAGSILIVEVKSGVPDFRSDQKWQEYRDWCDAFYFAVDDGFPTELIPEDCGLMVADAYGAEVLREAPVAKLAAARRKTLLLRAAMTGAGRLHRIEDPMFTQASPTV